The sequence CGACGAGAACAACAACAAGCTCATGAAGTTCCATGGGATCTACCAGCAGGACGACCGCGACCTGCGGGACGAGCGTCGTCAGCAGAAGCTGGAGCCCCTGTACGCCTTCATGCTCCGCGGGCGCATGCCGGGCGGCGTCTGCACGCCCGAGCAGTGGCTGAAGATCGACGAGCTGGGCCGCGAGCACGGCAACGAGCAGTTCCGCCTGACCACCCGGCAGACGTTCCAGTTCCACTACCTCAACCGTAACGCGCTGCGCGAGGTGATGGTCGGGCTGCGCGACGTGGGGCTGGACTCGAAGGCCGCCTGCGGCGACGTCGCCCGCACCGTCATGAGCGGCGTGCACCCGGGGCTGTCGAAGCTGCACAAGCAGGTCTACGAGCAGGCCCGGATCGCCAGCGACCACGTCATCCACCGGACGAGCGCGTACGAGGAGATCTGGTTCGGCGAGAAGCCGGCCCAGCCGCGCGGCGAGCAGGAGGAGCCGTTCTACGGCAAGCAGTACATGCCGCGGAAGTTCAAGATCGGCTTCGCGATCCCGCCGAGCAACGACATCGACATCTACAGCCAGGACCTGGGCTTCGTCGCGATCGCCAGCCGCGGCCGGCTCAAGGGCTTCAACGTCGTCATCGGCGGCGGGATGGGCCGCACGGACCGCGCGCCCGAGACGTACCCGCGGCTGGGCGACGTCATCGGCTTCATCGAGGTCGACCAGCTCGTCCCGACCCTCGACGCCGTCATGGGCGTGCAGCGCGACTACGGCGACCGCGTCACCCGCTCGCACGCGCGCTTCAAGTACACGATCGACGACAAGGGCCTCGACTTCGTGAAGGGCGACATCGAGCGCCGCCTGGGCTTCGCGCTCGCGCCGGCGAAGCGGTTCGCCTTCACGTCCAACGGCGACCAGCTGGGCTGGACCACCGGCGACGACGGCCTGGAGCA comes from Patulibacter sp. SYSU D01012 and encodes:
- a CDS encoding NADPH-dependent assimilatory sulfite reductase hemoprotein subunit, translating into MATKMTKASPAAPAVEIDRSRDITQPLEKLAPEERLKFHSDYLAGTIADDLVDEITLAVDENNNKLMKFHGIYQQDDRDLRDERRQQKLEPLYAFMLRGRMPGGVCTPEQWLKIDELGREHGNEQFRLTTRQTFQFHYLNRNALREVMVGLRDVGLDSKAACGDVARTVMSGVHPGLSKLHKQVYEQARIASDHVIHRTSAYEEIWFGEKPAQPRGEQEEPFYGKQYMPRKFKIGFAIPPSNDIDIYSQDLGFVAIASRGRLKGFNVVIGGGMGRTDRAPETYPRLGDVIGFIEVDQLVPTLDAVMGVQRDYGDRVTRSHARFKYTIDDKGLDFVKGDIERRLGFALAPAKRFAFTSNGDQLGWTTGDDGLEHCTLFVENGRIINRGEHRLMDGLREVARTGTCVFRLTPNQSVIVSDVAPADRPTIEAILAEHGIGTAPAKGRSALRLNSMACVAMPTCGLAMAESERYLPDLITRIEALLETHGLSEEPITIRMTGCPNGCARPYIAEIALTGRAPGKYNLYLGGGFHGQRLNKMVRENVGEDVILAVLDETLGRYAAEREPDERFGDFVIRAGIAPEVTAGRNFND